Proteins encoded in a region of the Paenibacillus sp. E222 genome:
- a CDS encoding isochorismatase family protein, protein MNKALMVLDVQYGITSLRDFTAQLEKIKAVIADFDQRNEPVIYLKHVDYDHEGSSLFYKNAADLEIVVDTGRHTILEKSKPNAFSNPKLKKWLHEHQVEHVFIVGFNTEYCCLFTAITAEHEGFKVTLIEDATGSVNTEETYEMPGLDIQDFVGSILNWSNCIEVLYLHEYKRMYED, encoded by the coding sequence ATGAACAAAGCACTGATGGTATTGGATGTGCAATACGGGATTACGTCATTAAGAGATTTCACAGCACAGCTGGAGAAAATTAAAGCTGTTATCGCTGATTTTGACCAGCGGAATGAACCGGTCATTTACTTGAAGCATGTAGACTATGATCATGAGGGGTCTTCACTTTTTTACAAGAATGCTGCGGATCTGGAGATTGTAGTCGACACTGGGCGGCATACGATTCTGGAAAAAAGTAAACCTAACGCCTTTAGCAACCCGAAGTTGAAGAAATGGCTACATGAACATCAAGTGGAACATGTGTTTATTGTTGGATTTAACACAGAATATTGTTGCTTGTTTACGGCAATTACTGCCGAACATGAAGGATTCAAAGTCACTCTGATCGAGGACGCAACGGGTTCGGTAAATACAGAAGAGACGTATGAAATGCCAGGGTTAGATATTCAGGACTTTGTTGGTTCAATTCTAAACTGGTCCAATTGTATTGAGGTTCTATATTTGCATGAGTATAAGAGAATGTACGAGGATTAA
- a CDS encoding iron chaperone, with amino-acid sequence MSESTSFDVLVDEYISQFPSDVQVKLQALRQIIRDSAPNAVEKISYKMPTYAEHGNLVHFAAYSKHIGFYPGASGIEAFKEELSRYKGAKGSVQFPLDQPLPEELIRRIVEFRVQENVKKAQEKKQKK; translated from the coding sequence ATGTCAGAGAGTACCTCTTTTGATGTGCTAGTAGATGAATATATCTCGCAATTTCCTTCGGATGTACAGGTCAAATTACAAGCATTAAGACAGATTATTCGCGATTCCGCTCCCAATGCCGTGGAGAAGATCAGTTACAAGATGCCAACATATGCAGAGCACGGAAACTTGGTTCATTTTGCAGCGTACTCTAAGCATATCGGATTTTACCCGGGTGCCAGTGGGATCGAAGCGTTTAAGGAAGAACTCTCACGGTATAAAGGAGCCAAAGGATCAGTGCAGTTTCCGTTGGATCAACCATTGCCAGAAGAATTGATCCGCCGGATCGTGGAATTTCGGGTGCAGGAAAATGTGAAGAAGGCTCAGGAAAAGAAGCAAAAGAAGTAG
- a CDS encoding M48 family metallopeptidase, translated as MLTIEINNHIINCHIEYGKRKKASITMDLPYMVTIKAPNGTSEDMIRQLVAQHGDVILTKSALMQQALDGPQAKEYEEEGKGKFLLFGKEHALHELIDVEGRSEEDLRANLKKFYFAECKRMIGERIGRYQQELKVKPKSVDIVESATKWGSCSWDKKLTFNYRLAMAPLEVIDYVIIHELCHIHHMNHDRSFWRRVGSIMPDYKAKEDYLMRNGRAMTL; from the coding sequence ATGCTAACTATTGAAATAAACAATCACATCATTAACTGTCATATTGAATATGGGAAACGGAAGAAAGCTTCCATTACGATGGATTTACCCTATATGGTCACAATCAAGGCTCCCAATGGTACTAGCGAAGACATGATCCGGCAGCTAGTTGCGCAGCATGGGGACGTTATTTTGACGAAATCAGCTCTGATGCAGCAGGCGTTGGATGGTCCTCAAGCGAAAGAATATGAAGAGGAGGGCAAAGGGAAGTTTCTGCTCTTTGGCAAAGAACATGCGCTGCATGAGTTAATTGACGTAGAGGGACGTTCGGAAGAGGATTTGCGTGCGAATCTGAAGAAGTTTTATTTTGCGGAGTGTAAAAGAATGATCGGTGAGCGTATCGGCCGTTACCAGCAGGAGTTGAAGGTGAAGCCGAAGTCTGTGGATATCGTGGAATCGGCGACCAAGTGGGGAAGCTGTAGTTGGGATAAAAAGCTGACGTTTAACTACCGCTTGGCGATGGCTCCACTAGAGGTGATTGATTACGTGATCATTCATGAGTTATGCCATATCCATCATATGAATCATGATCGTTCGTTCTGGCGCCGTGTGGGCAGTATTATGCCTGATTACAAAGCCAAAGAGGATTATCTGATGCGAAATGGCCGAGCCATGACGTTGTGA
- a CDS encoding GNAT family N-acetyltransferase gives MTLRSNSEYKTIEELSLNHWQPLSTLLFDGWVLRFSEGFTKRANSIQPIHYSTQDVHEKIEQCERIYASNQLSTIFKITPFIQPDHLDQLLHEKGYDVVDLSRVQTRSLETIKEPEHADVKMDEQLTGEWLDHFCRLNQVNDLYRGTMKQMLNNIRTRTGFISLFIDGQVVACGFGVVERGYIGLYDIITDANFRNRGLAEQMILHLLHWGKENGATSSYLQVVANNAPALKLYAKLGFSEIYSYWYRVKKA, from the coding sequence ATGACCCTTAGATCGAATTCGGAATACAAAACGATTGAGGAACTATCCCTCAACCATTGGCAGCCCTTATCCACCTTGCTTTTTGACGGATGGGTACTGCGTTTTTCAGAGGGATTTACGAAGCGCGCCAACTCCATTCAACCTATCCACTACTCTACCCAAGATGTGCATGAAAAGATCGAGCAATGTGAGCGAATCTACGCCTCCAATCAATTAAGTACCATATTCAAGATTACGCCGTTTATCCAGCCGGATCATCTCGACCAGCTTTTGCATGAAAAGGGGTATGATGTTGTAGATCTGAGCCGGGTCCAGACTCGGAGCCTGGAAACCATTAAGGAGCCTGAGCACGCTGATGTAAAAATGGACGAACAGTTAACCGGAGAGTGGTTGGATCACTTTTGCAGACTGAATCAGGTAAATGATCTGTATCGGGGAACGATGAAACAAATGTTAAACAACATCCGTACGCGCACAGGTTTCATCTCGCTGTTCATCGACGGACAAGTCGTTGCGTGTGGATTCGGTGTGGTGGAACGAGGTTATATTGGATTGTATGACATCATTACGGACGCTAACTTCCGGAATCGGGGATTGGCCGAGCAGATGATCCTTCATCTGTTGCATTGGGGAAAAGAGAATGGTGCTACCTCCAGTTACCTGCAAGTCGTTGCTAATAATGCTCCCGCATTAAAACTGTATGCCAAACTTGGATTCTCCGAAATCTATTCATACTGGTATAGGGTCAAGAAAGCTTAG